A genomic window from Brassica oleracea var. oleracea cultivar TO1000 chromosome C8, BOL, whole genome shotgun sequence includes:
- the LOC106311394 gene encoding uncharacterized protein LOC106311394: MSFENFTQDDPDPRELTYTYELIVGDLSTSTVFHISKPVASERVIHTRRVPFGVHTLSLSGLDNRTSLKDTRLRTLFEEHIGSYENGVASLEEFTQKVLGDRVETVPGDKMSSIFVEKKDYHGKKRYGFLKKRNVMEQAARRHLSSNEF; encoded by the exons ATGTCATTTGAAAATTTTACTCAGGATGATCCTGATCCGAGAGAGCTCACGTACACGTATGAACTCATTGTGGGAGATCTATCAACCAGCACTGTGTTTCATATTTCCAAACCCGTTGCGTCAGAAAGAGTTATACACACAAGACGCGTGCCTTTTGGGGTTCATACGCTGTCATTGAGCGGTTTGGACAACAGAACTTCGCTAAAG GATACACGTCTTAGGACGCTGTTTGAGGAGCATATTGGTTCCTATGAAAATGGGGTAGCATCACTGGAGGAATTTACTCAAAAGGTATTGGGTGATCGTGTAGAGACGGTTCCAGGAGACAAGATGTCATCCATCTTTGTCGAGAAGAAAGATTACCATGGAAAGAAACGGTATGGCTTTCTCAAAAAAAGGAACGTTATGGAACAAGCAGCTCGACGGCACTTGTCGTCAAACGAGTTCTAG